The following are from one region of the Nicotiana tomentosiformis chromosome 7, ASM39032v3, whole genome shotgun sequence genome:
- the LOC138895729 gene encoding uncharacterized protein, producing MDHFLPVETKAAHATEIESLKQDNMNVWEYHMEFVHLFKYAIHMLPTMEARVGRFFQVHSPLVINEAATAALNSDMNYGKMVEFAQATADRKLKNRKECKGSSKARTAGNLGSSSGGGRSAFRGGLSGPS from the coding sequence atggatcatttcttgcctgtcgaGACTAAGGCGGCCCATGCCACTGAGATCGAGAGCCTGAAGCAGGATAacatgaatgtgtgggagtatcatatggagtTCGTGCACCTGttcaagtatgctattcacatgttgcccactatggaggctagagtgggCCGGTTTTTCCAGGTCcatagccccttggttattaatgaggccgctaccgctgccttgaattctgatatgaactatgggaagatggtggagTTTGCTCAAGCTACAGCGGACCGTAAACTAAAAAATAGAAAGGAGTGTAagggtagcagcaaggcccggacCGCGGGCAACTTGGGtagttcttctggtggtggtaggtcggcatttagAGGAGGGTTATCAGGGCCATCTTAG